Proteins encoded within one genomic window of uncultured Draconibacterium sp.:
- a CDS encoding heme-binding domain-containing protein, giving the protein MRRILRFLVIILLLAFIVIQFFQPEKNSDGVSSNHIFNQVEVPENIQTLLTNACLDCHSNHTNYWWYNHIAPVSWMVDNHITEGKSELNFSEWGTMDIFEKITKLEEICQETERKSMPLKSYRTIHPKAKLSDEQIAELCDWTTKLAEELLANAADE; this is encoded by the coding sequence ATGCGCCGAATACTTCGATTTTTAGTAATTATATTGCTGCTTGCTTTTATCGTTATCCAGTTTTTTCAACCCGAAAAAAATAGCGATGGAGTAAGCAGCAATCATATTTTCAACCAGGTTGAAGTTCCTGAAAATATCCAAACCCTTTTAACAAATGCGTGTTTGGATTGCCATTCGAACCATACAAACTACTGGTGGTATAACCATATTGCTCCTGTTTCGTGGATGGTGGATAATCATATAACCGAAGGTAAATCCGAACTCAATTTTTCGGAATGGGGAACCATGGATATTTTTGAAAAGATTACCAAACTGGAAGAAATTTGCCAGGAAACGGAACGAAAATCCATGCCATTAAAATCGTACCGTACCATTCATCCTAAAGCAAAATTAAGCGACGAACAAATTGCAGAACTTTGCGACTGGACCACAAAACTGGCTGAAGAATTGCTAGCCAAC
- a CDS encoding heme-binding domain-containing protein: MKKSLSIFVAFFFVLSLVALGTNKPTKTPAMPDDVKEVIQNSCFGCHNTDSRNEDGKKELDFNKLDSLSKIKMISTYKEIGEVLEKSEMPPKKFLERFPDKALSDEHKQLLLDWSKKEAESVVKEM, encoded by the coding sequence ATGAAAAAGTCATTATCAATTTTCGTTGCATTCTTCTTTGTTCTTAGCCTGGTTGCGTTAGGCACCAACAAACCAACAAAGACACCAGCCATGCCCGATGATGTTAAAGAGGTAATACAAAATTCGTGTTTTGGATGCCACAATACCGACTCCAGAAATGAGGACGGAAAAAAAGAGCTTGACTTCAATAAACTCGACAGCCTTTCGAAAATAAAAATGATCAGTACTTATAAAGAAATTGGTGAAGTACTTGAAAAAAGTGAAATGCCACCAAAAAAATTTCTGGAAAGATTTCCGGACAAAGCATTAAGTGATGAGCATAAACAACTGTTATTAGATTGGTCGAAAAAAGAAGCAGAATCGGTGGTAAAAGAAATGTAA
- a CDS encoding T9SS type A sorting domain-containing protein, which translates to MRLYIPVLILFIFVCNSVNAQLSEGGFPLQVVTLKSTGRAFVKMPVLKQSVIEIAMDSNNASDSQLKSLTFAHAFNVDINPSNSGVWYSTNAGFNVWRITISSDNAYSLNLIFDDFKLNKKGRLFIYNEENNQYLGAFTARNNKPSHKFAVAPVAGDKITVQYEVPEEQGTPDDFRITRVNHDFMGILKFDRRPINGEPAGECNVDVNCEIGDRWSEVKDAVCRLIVDGREVCTGTLLNNTAEDQRPYVISASHCYDQWDLAETTVYTFNYESPYCAPLDGDPIHSLSGAIMKAHYDSLDFALVELDDLPPPDFRPYFAGWDRSPGLPDSSVSIHHPMGDIKKISVDYDAPEYATFTSSSIKNPTNGSLNILRWDEGVTEVGSSGGALFSMNEQVIGTLSGGAAYCGNPVNDYYARFSMQWDYSSDTTKQLKHWLDPKGTGALSLNGKQFNTNEDLCNAFTNLTDADEHENIALTVSGESEGYWGGTNSAGITEIVERFSIDGDEILDGVSFGVGKLVTHNNNSRITVKVYDGDIYPEDLLYSKEVNIDHWAEDAMNFVSFDQMVEPAGDFFVGFELSAVNVADTFAIYQSLREYENAGNHLYLLQNGIWESFASLNTQNYAMVNVMELVACNYLISTDTPVVDQPENVWVYPNPTAGELNLESDREINPEDVVVFNLIGQEMKTSVMKTDNFRITLNLLGKTAGVYFVRFPYGDSFVTRKISFVPW; encoded by the coding sequence ATGCGTTTGTATATTCCAGTTTTAATTTTGTTCATTTTTGTGTGTAACTCGGTAAATGCACAGTTATCGGAAGGAGGTTTTCCTTTGCAGGTTGTTACTTTAAAAAGCACCGGCAGGGCGTTTGTAAAAATGCCGGTACTAAAACAAAGTGTTATTGAAATTGCAATGGACTCCAATAATGCATCCGATTCGCAATTAAAGTCTTTAACTTTTGCGCACGCTTTTAATGTTGATATTAATCCTTCAAATTCGGGAGTGTGGTATTCAACAAACGCTGGTTTTAATGTTTGGCGCATTACCATTTCGTCAGATAACGCTTATTCACTCAATCTTATTTTCGATGATTTTAAGTTAAACAAAAAAGGGCGTTTATTTATTTATAACGAAGAAAATAACCAGTACCTCGGTGCTTTTACAGCGCGAAACAATAAGCCATCACATAAATTTGCTGTTGCACCTGTTGCCGGCGACAAAATTACCGTTCAGTATGAAGTTCCTGAAGAACAAGGAACTCCGGATGATTTTCGGATTACTCGTGTAAACCACGATTTTATGGGGATTTTGAAATTCGATAGACGACCTATAAACGGAGAACCGGCCGGTGAGTGTAATGTTGATGTGAATTGCGAAATTGGTGATCGCTGGAGTGAGGTAAAAGATGCTGTTTGCCGCTTAATTGTTGATGGCCGGGAAGTATGTACCGGAACGTTACTGAACAATACTGCAGAAGACCAACGACCTTATGTAATATCTGCATCGCATTGTTACGACCAATGGGATTTGGCCGAAACAACGGTTTATACTTTTAATTACGAAAGTCCTTATTGTGCTCCGTTGGATGGCGACCCCATTCATTCGCTTTCAGGAGCGATTATGAAAGCACATTACGACAGCCTGGATTTTGCATTGGTAGAATTAGATGACCTTCCGCCTCCTGATTTTAGGCCGTATTTTGCAGGTTGGGATCGGTCGCCCGGATTACCCGATTCATCGGTAAGTATTCACCACCCGATGGGCGATATTAAAAAGATTTCGGTTGATTACGATGCCCCGGAATATGCAACATTTACTTCGTCGTCGATTAAAAATCCAACAAACGGATCGTTAAATATATTGCGATGGGACGAGGGCGTTACAGAAGTTGGTTCTTCGGGTGGAGCATTGTTTAGTATGAACGAACAGGTGATAGGAACGTTGTCGGGAGGAGCTGCATATTGCGGAAATCCGGTGAACGATTATTATGCCCGTTTTTCTATGCAGTGGGACTACAGTTCCGACACCACAAAACAACTAAAACATTGGCTCGATCCTAAAGGAACGGGGGCTTTGTCGTTAAACGGAAAACAATTTAATACCAATGAGGACTTGTGTAACGCTTTCACAAATTTAACTGATGCGGATGAACACGAAAATATTGCTCTTACCGTTTCGGGCGAAAGTGAAGGTTATTGGGGGGGGACTAATTCGGCCGGAATAACAGAAATTGTGGAGCGTTTTTCGATTGACGGTGATGAAATTCTGGATGGGGTTTCGTTTGGTGTTGGGAAACTGGTTACTCATAATAACAATAGCCGGATAACCGTGAAAGTGTACGATGGCGATATTTATCCTGAGGATTTGCTGTATAGCAAAGAGGTTAATATTGACCACTGGGCTGAAGATGCCATGAACTTTGTAAGTTTTGATCAGATGGTGGAGCCTGCCGGAGATTTCTTTGTAGGTTTTGAATTGAGTGCAGTAAATGTTGCCGATACCTTTGCAATCTATCAATCGTTACGCGAATATGAAAATGCCGGCAATCATCTCTATTTGTTGCAAAACGGTATCTGGGAAAGTTTCGCATCGTTGAATACCCAAAACTACGCCATGGTTAATGTTATGGAGTTGGTGGCCTGTAATTACCTCATTTCAACGGATACGCCAGTTGTTGATCAACCGGAGAATGTTTGGGTTTATCCAAATCCAACAGCCGGCGAATT